In Halovivax gelatinilyticus, the following are encoded in one genomic region:
- a CDS encoding AI-2E family transporter, protein MVDDPETPWYETRPGLMGVGIVAVGVATLVILPYLNYVLLAVVLAYVLYPGQRALERYVSATVAASLLVVVAIVAILVPVGYLLAVAIREALEVLTAVQDGEFGLEDIEGRLEDTGYAVELEELIAAYREPITMGLQGLATSAIELVSGVPGVLIGLTVTLFVLFSLLRDGDRLVAWAQAIVPLEPRVNARLLAGLDELMWASVVGNVAVAAIQAILLGAGLLVLGVPAVAFLIVVTFVFALLPLIGAFGVWLPISIYLIATGQLVAGGVLIGYGSIVSASDIYLRPALIGRSAAFDPATMVLGIFGGIVVFGAVGLFVGPVALGGAKIALDVVADERKRGDDPLE, encoded by the coding sequence ATGGTCGACGACCCCGAGACACCGTGGTACGAGACACGGCCCGGGTTGATGGGCGTCGGGATCGTCGCCGTTGGGGTAGCGACCCTCGTTATTCTCCCCTATCTGAATTACGTGCTCCTCGCGGTTGTCCTCGCGTACGTTCTCTACCCCGGACAGCGGGCACTCGAACGGTACGTCAGTGCAACGGTCGCCGCGTCACTCCTCGTGGTCGTCGCGATCGTCGCGATTCTCGTTCCGGTCGGATACCTCCTGGCCGTCGCGATTCGGGAAGCACTCGAAGTACTGACGGCCGTACAGGACGGCGAATTCGGGCTCGAGGATATCGAGGGCCGACTCGAAGATACCGGTTACGCCGTGGAGCTGGAGGAACTGATCGCCGCCTATCGCGAGCCGATCACGATGGGACTACAGGGACTGGCGACCAGCGCGATCGAACTCGTAAGCGGCGTTCCAGGGGTGTTGATCGGGTTGACCGTCACGCTATTCGTTCTCTTTTCGTTGCTTCGCGACGGCGATCGGCTGGTCGCGTGGGCGCAGGCCATCGTCCCGCTCGAACCGCGGGTAAACGCGCGTCTTCTCGCTGGACTCGACGAGCTGATGTGGGCGTCGGTCGTCGGAAACGTCGCCGTGGCCGCTATCCAGGCGATCCTCCTCGGAGCCGGACTGCTCGTTCTCGGAGTGCCGGCCGTAGCCTTTCTGATCGTCGTCACGTTCGTGTTCGCGCTCCTTCCCCTGATCGGCGCGTTCGGCGTCTGGCTTCCGATATCCATCTACCTGATTGCGACCGGTCAGCTCGTCGCCGGTGGTGTCCTGATCGGTTACGGTTCGATCGTCAGCGCCTCGGATATTTACCTCAGACCGGCGCTGATCGGGCGCAGTGCCGCGTTCGACCCGGCCACGATGGTGCTCGGAATCTTCGGGGGCATCGTCGTATTCGGGGCCGTCGGACTCTTCGTGGGTCCAGTCGCCCTCGGCGGCGCGAAGATCGCCCTCGACGTCGTCGCCGACGAACGCAAGAGAGGAGACGATCCGCTCGAGTGA